A genomic window from Candidatus Omnitrophota bacterium includes:
- a CDS encoding class I SAM-dependent methyltransferase, with amino-acid sequence MFEQFPKKRIPLPKAYEDIFSDYWKINRGGKTFVLSLSKRMESWMHKQVAKDLLIDKGEQSTLEIGAGSLNQLQYEAAVGPYDIVEPSVLVGDESPLLRRIRNTYSDISEINHAQKYDRITSIASFEHICNLPSVIAKTGILLSPNGELRVAIPSEGTPLWALSYRITTGLEFRIKYGLDYSVLMRYVHVNTAIEIEELLRFFYDCVKVKFFGISKYISFYQFFECRSPVIENCKNYLDRE; translated from the coding sequence ATGTTTGAACAATTTCCCAAAAAACGTATCCCCTTGCCGAAAGCCTATGAAGATATATTTTCTGATTATTGGAAAATAAATCGAGGGGGAAAAACATTCGTTTTGTCGCTATCGAAACGAATGGAATCTTGGATGCATAAGCAAGTAGCAAAAGACCTATTAATTGATAAAGGGGAGCAATCAACGTTAGAGATTGGAGCCGGATCGCTTAATCAATTGCAATACGAAGCGGCGGTCGGTCCCTACGATATCGTTGAACCATCCGTACTGGTAGGCGATGAATCGCCTTTATTAAGACGGATCAGAAATACGTATTCGGATATAAGCGAGATCAATCACGCTCAAAAGTACGACAGGATTACGTCTATTGCTTCATTTGAGCATATATGCAATCTACCATCCGTGATAGCCAAAACGGGGATTTTGCTATCCCCCAACGGCGAGTTAAGAGTTGCGATACCAAGTGAAGGCACGCCTTTATGGGCATTAAGTTATAGAATTACAACAGGATTGGAATTCAGGATTAAGTATGGATTGGATTACAGCGTTCTAATGCGTTATGTACATGTTAATACGGCCATTGAGATAGAGGAATTGCTTCGATTTTTCTATGATTGCGTCAAGGTTAAGTTTTTTGGCATAAGCAAATACATTTCATTTTATCAATTTTTTGAGTGCAGATCTCCGGTGATTGAGAATTGCAAAAACTATCTGGATAGAGAATAA
- a CDS encoding glycosyltransferase has protein sequence MRIAKTIWIENKNYSRTTISIVIPLYNECMNVRALFSLINNALKDRRENYVIIFVDDGSTDDAWVA, from the coding sequence TTGAGAATTGCAAAAACTATCTGGATAGAGAATAAGAATTATAGTAGGACGACAATCTCTATCGTTATTCCTCTGTATAATGAATGCATGAACGTTCGCGCATTGTTTTCACTAATAAATAATGCGTTGAAAGATAGGCGTGAAAACTACGTAATTATATTTGTCGATGACGGTTCGACGGATGATGCCTGGGTTGCGTGA
- a CDS encoding ATP-binding protein: MRNEDLIHWLHAEAFEHVLSNIAIIDREFKIVEANRHFEETFGPWQGRFCFDVYKRRNDPCKSCPAQQTFIDGKSRILKETGVDRHGNFAYYVVRTEAIVDPSGDVLYVIEFSENVTESKELQRAYRALFDRVPCYVQVLDRDLRIVIANEKQRETFGESEGKHCYEVYKRRETRCHPCPALKAFQDGKTHSSEQAGVNKYGQPTVYAVTAAPLSRGDDEVAHVIEISMDITDVRSLERQLRCAHALEDSLINNSTGGIIAFDGEGRLSIYNPAAEALLKLPAGEAMCGGLRKESFPPEFQDVLAGKRPSCYLEDAILLARDGEEIPVRLHGVSLLCDDGSLGWAAFIEDLRPIKRLEAEKLEAERLSAVGETVAGLAHSVKNVLQALEGGMYALRSGLEKKNEDRLQRGWQVVEKNFNKVTGLVKDFLSFSKGRLPETKMTQPNDLAREVVALYRDVAKKVNVTLTADLAPGLEPAPLDPNAIDTCLTNLLSNAIDACQMSEKGRGEVTLRTREEDGTLIFEVCDDGCGMDYDVKKRVFTTFFTTKGGGGTGLGLLTTRKIVQEHGGKIVLESQPGQGATFRIELPRRRLPPPAPPDIL; the protein is encoded by the coding sequence ATGCGAAACGAAGACCTGATACATTGGCTGCACGCCGAGGCGTTCGAGCACGTCTTAAGCAACATCGCCATAATCGATCGAGAATTTAAAATCGTCGAAGCCAATCGCCATTTTGAGGAAACCTTCGGACCGTGGCAAGGACGTTTTTGCTTCGATGTTTACAAGCGGCGCAACGATCCCTGCAAAAGTTGTCCGGCCCAGCAGACTTTTATCGACGGCAAAAGCCGCATTCTTAAAGAGACCGGCGTCGACCGGCATGGAAATTTCGCCTATTACGTCGTGCGGACGGAGGCAATCGTCGATCCGTCGGGCGATGTGCTTTACGTGATCGAATTTTCCGAAAACGTTACCGAGTCCAAGGAACTGCAGCGGGCTTACCGCGCTCTTTTCGACCGCGTTCCATGCTACGTGCAGGTTTTGGACCGCGATCTGCGCATCGTGATCGCCAACGAGAAGCAGCGCGAGACGTTCGGCGAAAGCGAAGGCAAGCATTGCTACGAGGTTTACAAGCGGCGCGAAACCCGCTGTCATCCCTGTCCCGCGCTGAAAGCGTTCCAGGACGGCAAAACGCATTCTTCCGAGCAAGCGGGCGTCAATAAGTATGGACAGCCGACCGTTTACGCCGTCACGGCGGCGCCGCTCTCGCGCGGCGATGACGAAGTGGCGCACGTTATCGAGATTTCCATGGATATCACGGACGTGCGGTCGCTGGAACGTCAACTGCGATGCGCCCACGCTTTGGAAGACAGCCTCATCAACAATTCCACCGGCGGCATCATCGCGTTCGATGGCGAGGGGCGGCTTTCGATTTACAATCCCGCCGCCGAAGCGTTGCTGAAACTGCCCGCAGGCGAAGCGATGTGCGGCGGATTGCGCAAAGAAAGTTTTCCCCCGGAGTTTCAGGACGTATTGGCGGGAAAAAGGCCGTCCTGTTATCTCGAGGACGCGATTCTTCTCGCCCGCGATGGGGAGGAGATTCCCGTTCGCCTTCACGGCGTTTCTCTTTTGTGCGACGACGGCTCGCTGGGCTGGGCGGCGTTCATCGAGGACTTGCGGCCCATCAAACGGCTGGAAGCGGAGAAACTGGAAGCCGAGCGGTTGTCGGCGGTAGGTGAGACGGTCGCGGGTTTGGCTCATAGCGTGAAGAATGTGTTGCAGGCGTTGGAAGGCGGAATGTACGCGCTGCGCTCCGGTCTGGAAAAGAAGAACGAAGACCGCCTTCAGCGCGGATGGCAAGTGGTGGAAAAGAATTTCAATAAAGTAACGGGCCTGGTGAAGGATTTTCTCAGCTTTTCCAAAGGCCGGCTGCCGGAAACGAAAATGACGCAACCGAACGATCTGGCGCGAGAGGTTGTAGCGCTCTACCGGGATGTAGCGAAGAAAGTCAACGTTACGCTTACCGCCGATCTGGCGCCCGGTCTTGAACCGGCGCCGCTCGACCCGAATGCGATAGATACATGCCTGACCAATCTTCTCTCCAACGCCATCGACGCCTGCCAGATGAGCGAAAAGGGGCGCGGCGAAGTGACGCTGCGGACGCGGGAGGAAGACGGAACGCTGATTTTCGAAGTTTGCGACGATGGCTGCGGCATGGATTACGACGTGAAGAAGCGGGTCTTCACGACTTTTTTCACGACGAAAGGCGGCGGTGGAACCGGCCTGGGTCTATTGACGACGCGCAAGATCGTGCAGGAACACGGCGGGAAAATCGTTCTGGAATCCCAGCCGGGACAAGGAGCGACGTTTCGCATCGAATTGCCTCGTCGGCGATTGCCGCCGCCCGCGCCGCCGGATATTTTATAG
- a CDS encoding response regulator, with amino-acid sequence MASPEEKTILVVDDEQEIVDFLSMALEDEGFHVLTAMDGREALDLVAQRKPDLISLDLVMPKYPGARMIRELKKNKDWADIPILVVTGHARDEQGKADLEELSLLVSGSHLEKPVKPIDYVNAVRRLLGMEVCGESPAVLTSSSVKEELKRLMEQADDETLKKALDLLKVKKMP; translated from the coding sequence ATGGCCTCACCGGAAGAAAAAACGATTCTCGTAGTGGATGACGAACAGGAGATCGTGGACTTTCTGTCGATGGCTTTGGAGGACGAGGGCTTCCATGTCCTGACTGCGATGGACGGACGGGAGGCGCTGGACCTTGTCGCTCAGCGCAAGCCGGATTTGATTTCGCTCGATCTGGTCATGCCCAAATATCCCGGAGCTCGCATGATTCGGGAATTGAAGAAAAACAAGGATTGGGCCGATATCCCCATTCTCGTCGTTACCGGCCATGCGAGGGACGAACAAGGCAAAGCCGATTTGGAGGAGTTGTCCCTTCTGGTTTCCGGTTCTCATTTGGAGAAGCCGGTCAAGCCGATCGATTACGTCAACGCCGTGCGCCGCCTGTTGGGAATGGAGGTTTGCGGCGAATCGCCAGCCGTTTTAACTTCATCCTCCGTCAAGGAGGAACTGAAGCGTTTAATGGAGCAGGCGGATGACGAGACGTTGAAGAAAGCGCTGGATTTATTAAAGGTAAAGAAAATGCCGTAA
- a CDS encoding response regulator, which yields MSDLSGKSILVVEDEEDVSQFLKMALEDAGCRVRVAADGGQALAALQEERPDAITLDLIMPSKTGIGLYGDLRRSTSEYKDIPIVVITGVDRNTKGTISFKDLFDHKKSVAKPDAYLVKPVNAKELIEAVKSALPK from the coding sequence ATGTCCGATTTATCCGGGAAAAGCATTCTCGTCGTCGAAGACGAAGAAGACGTTTCGCAATTTTTAAAGATGGCCTTGGAAGACGCCGGTTGCCGCGTGCGCGTCGCCGCCGATGGAGGACAGGCTCTCGCCGCTCTGCAGGAAGAACGGCCCGATGCGATTACCCTTGATCTGATTATGCCCAGCAAGACGGGAATCGGCCTATACGGCGATCTGCGCCGCTCCACTTCGGAATACAAAGATATCCCGATCGTCGTTATCACGGGCGTAGACCGCAACACGAAAGGGACGATTAGCTTTAAAGATTTGTTCGATCATAAAAAAAGCGTCGCTAAACCCGACGCCTATCTCGTTAAACCGGTCAACGCCAAAGAACTGATCGAGGCTGTGAAAAGCGCCTTGCCGAAATGA
- a CDS encoding (Fe-S)-binding protein, which translates to MAEKQPFANNNAAPRYPFKIEHPVEANRPETMVKAMKDILDTDFLKLPVSIYLETCARCNNCSEMCHVYKATGDINDLPAYRSEKVRRIYRRYFTRSGKLLRRFAGAPDLQEDDIDKLLESVYRCTMCRRCNLECPMGVDNAMLARVGRVMLSYLNLIPSNFEISVDSQLKGETRNTSAIPRAAFVDTVEFLNEEIVELTGRDMGFPLDKAGAEILFIAPASDYMMEADTLMGNAIAMNAAGADWTVGTQYYDAINYGLFYSDAKLAEILRCVHEEAKRLKVRKIVVGECGHATKSLKLFSNIVCPDSPVESIENVLEFTSRAIREGKLKLDPNRVVERVTYHDPCNLGRMGGVMEEPREIIRACAKDFVEMTPTREENYCCGGGGGTVTVSDMHDFRMNTAGKMKVNQIRATGAQFVAAPCANCKKQIRELIDFHKLDATVIGVHDLIVKALVLNDAPKSAD; encoded by the coding sequence ATGGCCGAAAAACAGCCATTCGCCAACAACAATGCCGCGCCCCGATATCCCTTCAAAATCGAACATCCCGTTGAAGCCAACCGGCCGGAAACCATGGTCAAAGCCATGAAAGACATTCTCGATACGGATTTCTTGAAACTGCCCGTATCGATTTATCTGGAAACCTGCGCACGGTGCAACAATTGTTCGGAGATGTGCCACGTCTACAAAGCTACTGGCGACATTAACGATCTTCCGGCTTACCGTTCGGAAAAAGTCCGGCGAATTTACCGCCGCTATTTCACGCGGTCGGGGAAACTGTTGAGAAGATTCGCCGGAGCGCCGGATTTGCAGGAAGACGATATCGATAAACTTCTGGAAAGCGTATATCGCTGCACCATGTGCCGCCGCTGCAACCTGGAATGCCCGATGGGCGTCGACAACGCCATGCTTGCGCGCGTGGGGCGTGTAATGCTTTCTTATCTCAACCTGATCCCTAGCAATTTCGAAATTAGCGTCGATTCCCAATTGAAGGGCGAGACGCGCAACACCTCCGCCATTCCCCGCGCCGCCTTCGTGGATACGGTGGAATTTTTAAACGAGGAAATCGTAGAGTTGACGGGCCGCGATATGGGATTTCCCCTGGATAAAGCCGGAGCGGAAATCCTATTCATCGCTCCGGCGAGCGATTACATGATGGAAGCCGACACCCTGATGGGCAACGCCATCGCCATGAACGCGGCGGGAGCGGATTGGACGGTCGGAACGCAATATTACGACGCCATCAATTACGGACTTTTCTATTCCGACGCCAAGCTGGCTGAGATTCTTCGCTGCGTTCACGAAGAAGCCAAGCGCTTGAAAGTGAGGAAAATCGTCGTCGGCGAATGCGGCCATGCGACGAAATCGCTGAAACTCTTCTCCAATATCGTCTGTCCCGATTCTCCCGTGGAAAGCATAGAGAACGTCTTGGAATTCACCTCTCGCGCCATCCGGGAAGGAAAGTTAAAACTCGATCCCAACCGCGTCGTCGAACGAGTTACGTACCATGATCCATGCAACCTGGGCCGCATGGGCGGAGTCATGGAAGAACCAAGAGAAATCATCCGCGCTTGCGCAAAGGATTTCGTCGAGATGACGCCTACTCGCGAAGAGAACTATTGCTGCGGCGGCGGCGGCGGAACCGTGACCGTTTCCGATATGCACGATTTCCGTATGAATACGGCGGGAAAGATGAAAGTCAATCAGATACGCGCCACCGGCGCCCAATTTGTAGCCGCCCCTTGCGCCAACTGCAAGAAGCAAATTCGCGAATTGATCGATTTTCACAAATTGGACGCCACAGTCATCGGCGTGCATGACTTGATCGTCAAGGCGTTAGTGCTGAATGACGCGCCCAAATCGGCGGATTGA
- a CDS encoding FAD-dependent oxidoreductase encodes MGEPSRRIVIVGGVACGPKAAARARRRDPNAEIILLEKGRFLSYAACGLPYYIGGAVSGIDGLRSTPYGAVRDEVFFQKVKNIDARLGALALSIDRREKKVTARRLDSGTTEEIPYDKLVLATGAVPVIPLIEGINREGVYCLHHPDDALQIRQRIEAGGVERAVIIGAGLVGVELVESLFNHAVDAVVLEMADRVLPSFFDAEMAASIQDELTRDGIEILTSQTALRVEGKGRVEKVVTMDREIAADMVIVAAGVRPNVELARAAGLSLGVTGAIAVDERMRTSGEDIYAGGDCVECFHRVSGRQVYAPLGSTANRHGRVIGENIAGGDDAFPGVVGTVILKALNINAAKTGLTERQALDLGYDIITTITPCQDHVHFYPGNKAFLLKLIAERGTRRLLGAQIVGAGDAAKRIDILATALQFSATLEQAANLDLAYSPPFSHAMDGTIQAANHTRNRLDGLAQGLTPIEARRLLAEAEGLILLDVREAEEIDKQPVGDGRVKPIPQGQLRERSPELNKEATILCLCQQGLRSYEAAVWLKAAGFDKAFYLDGGLRLWPYVSRDPQSRKADFR; translated from the coding sequence ATGGGTGAACCATCCCGGCGAATCGTGATCGTTGGCGGAGTCGCTTGCGGGCCGAAAGCGGCGGCGCGAGCGCGAAGGCGCGATCCTAATGCGGAAATCATTCTTTTGGAAAAAGGCCGCTTTCTCTCCTACGCCGCCTGCGGCTTGCCCTATTACATTGGCGGAGCGGTTTCCGGCATCGATGGATTGCGCTCTACGCCTTACGGCGCCGTGCGCGATGAGGTCTTTTTCCAAAAAGTGAAAAACATCGATGCGCGTTTGGGCGCCTTGGCGCTTTCCATCGACCGGCGGGAAAAAAAAGTGACGGCGCGCCGCCTGGATTCGGGGACGACGGAAGAGATTCCCTATGACAAGTTGGTTCTGGCGACGGGCGCCGTTCCCGTCATTCCTCTCATCGAAGGCATAAATCGGGAAGGAGTATATTGCCTCCATCATCCCGACGACGCGCTTCAAATCCGGCAGAGGATCGAAGCGGGCGGCGTCGAACGCGCCGTCATCATCGGGGCGGGATTGGTAGGGGTGGAATTGGTGGAATCGTTGTTCAACCATGCGGTAGACGCCGTCGTATTGGAAATGGCGGATCGCGTTCTTCCCTCCTTCTTCGATGCGGAAATGGCGGCTTCTATTCAAGACGAATTGACGCGGGACGGCATAGAAATCCTGACGTCGCAAACGGCGCTTCGCGTGGAAGGGAAGGGAAGAGTCGAAAAAGTTGTTACGATGGATCGGGAAATCGCCGCCGATATGGTTATCGTGGCGGCGGGCGTTCGTCCCAACGTGGAATTGGCGCGCGCGGCGGGATTGTCTCTCGGAGTTACGGGCGCCATCGCCGTCGATGAACGAATGCGAACCAGCGGCGAGGACATCTACGCCGGCGGCGATTGCGTCGAGTGCTTCCACCGCGTATCCGGCCGCCAGGTTTATGCGCCGCTGGGTTCCACGGCCAACCGTCACGGGCGCGTTATAGGGGAAAATATAGCTGGCGGCGACGATGCGTTTCCCGGCGTTGTGGGAACCGTGATTCTCAAAGCGTTGAACATAAACGCCGCTAAAACGGGTTTGACGGAACGCCAGGCTCTCGATCTGGGATATGATATTATAACCACGATCACGCCTTGCCAGGATCACGTTCATTTTTATCCCGGCAATAAAGCTTTTCTACTAAAACTCATCGCCGAACGCGGGACGCGGCGGTTGTTGGGAGCGCAAATCGTTGGCGCCGGCGACGCCGCCAAGCGGATCGATATTCTGGCTACGGCGTTGCAATTCAGCGCAACCTTGGAACAAGCCGCCAATTTGGACCTGGCCTATTCGCCGCCGTTTTCCCATGCGATGGATGGAACGATCCAAGCGGCGAACCACACCCGCAATCGTCTCGACGGCTTGGCGCAAGGATTGACGCCTATAGAGGCGCGGCGGCTATTGGCCGAGGCGGAAGGATTGATTCTTTTAGACGTGCGCGAAGCGGAGGAAATCGACAAGCAGCCGGTAGGCGATGGGCGGGTGAAGCCGATTCCGCAGGGCCAGTTGCGCGAGCGCTCGCCGGAACTGAACAAAGAGGCGACTATTCTTTGTCTTTGCCAGCAAGGGCTGCGCAGTTACGAGGCGGCGGTATGGCTGAAGGCGGCGGGTTTCGATAAAGCCTTCTATCTTGACGGCGGATTGCGCCTATGGCCCTACGTTTCTCGCGATCCGCAGAGCCGGAAAGCGGATTTTCGATAG
- a CDS encoding NAD(P)-binding protein yields MAKVVKKEKKKLGSGGFSAQTTGKITSNLRPKYVPKTPPCMEGCPNNTSIRDILTTLAQAEKKGISVEESYRKAWDILLEKNPFPAVCGRVCPHPCESECNRNHKDGAVGINNIERFLGDWALINNLKPKKLTEETYYEKIAVVGAGPAGLSCAYQLARRGYSVTVFEAFPKAGGMLRYGIPEYRLPREVLDEEINRILEMGVELKCDTAIGRDIPYEDLKKNYSVIFVGIGAHKGLPLRIPGEDASNVLTGAEFLHRVNAKEPIDVGKKVIVIGGGDSAIDAARVSLRLGAEPVILYRRTINEMPAIEHEIKEAQLEGIKMEFLAAPVEMIAGENGRAVGMKCIRMELGEPDASGRRRPVPIAGSEFAVEADTVISAISQEPDFTGFENLREGRDWIKADEHGVTKEENVFAGGDAIALGLATIAIHHGRRAAELIHCNLRGITPEPELKLPIITHDKMKLDFYEPKERHEGSSLAPEERMKNPWVEVEKGLTQEETLAEAMRCMSCASCFDCGTCWKFCQDNAIVKPLEPFGVYKFKMEFCQGCKKCAEECPCGYIEME; encoded by the coding sequence ATGGCGAAAGTTGTTAAGAAAGAAAAAAAGAAACTAGGTTCCGGCGGCTTCAGCGCGCAAACCACCGGTAAAATTACTTCCAATCTTCGGCCCAAATACGTTCCTAAAACGCCTCCCTGCATGGAGGGTTGTCCCAATAATACGAGTATCCGCGATATTTTGACCACGCTCGCGCAAGCGGAAAAGAAAGGGATCAGCGTGGAGGAGTCGTACCGGAAAGCTTGGGATATTCTCTTGGAAAAAAATCCCTTTCCCGCCGTATGCGGCCGGGTTTGCCCTCATCCTTGCGAATCGGAATGCAACCGCAATCACAAGGATGGCGCCGTCGGCATAAATAATATTGAACGCTTCCTCGGCGATTGGGCGCTTATAAATAATTTGAAGCCCAAGAAACTGACGGAAGAAACTTACTACGAAAAAATCGCCGTAGTCGGCGCCGGACCGGCGGGACTTTCTTGCGCCTATCAACTCGCGCGCCGGGGCTATTCCGTAACGGTATTCGAAGCATTTCCCAAAGCGGGCGGCATGTTGCGTTACGGCATTCCCGAATACCGGCTGCCCCGCGAGGTCCTCGACGAGGAAATCAATCGCATCCTGGAGATGGGCGTCGAGTTGAAATGCGATACGGCCATTGGCCGCGACATTCCTTACGAAGATTTAAAGAAAAACTACAGCGTTATCTTCGTCGGCATCGGGGCGCATAAGGGACTTCCCTTGCGCATTCCCGGCGAAGACGCTTCCAACGTCCTAACCGGCGCCGAGTTTCTGCATCGGGTGAACGCCAAAGAGCCGATCGACGTGGGCAAAAAGGTGATCGTCATCGGCGGCGGCGACAGCGCCATCGACGCCGCCCGCGTCTCTTTGCGCCTGGGCGCCGAACCTGTCATCCTTTATCGCCGCACTATCAACGAAATGCCAGCCATTGAGCATGAAATCAAGGAAGCCCAACTTGAAGGCATCAAGATGGAATTTCTCGCCGCGCCGGTGGAAATGATCGCCGGCGAGAATGGACGCGCCGTGGGGATGAAATGCATCCGCATGGAGTTGGGCGAACCCGACGCTTCGGGACGCCGCCGTCCCGTTCCCATTGCTGGCAGCGAATTCGCGGTGGAGGCGGATACGGTCATTTCCGCTATCAGCCAGGAACCGGACTTTACCGGTTTTGAAAATCTGCGCGAAGGGCGGGATTGGATCAAGGCGGACGAACATGGCGTCACCAAGGAAGAAAACGTCTTCGCCGGAGGCGACGCTATTGCGCTGGGATTGGCGACGATCGCCATCCATCACGGACGCCGGGCGGCGGAGTTGATTCATTGCAACCTGCGCGGGATAACGCCCGAACCGGAATTGAAACTGCCCATCATCACTCACGATAAGATGAAACTCGATTTTTACGAGCCGAAGGAGCGGCATGAAGGTTCTTCCCTTGCGCCCGAAGAACGCATGAAGAATCCGTGGGTGGAAGTGGAAAAAGGCCTAACGCAAGAAGAAACTCTCGCCGAAGCCATGCGCTGTATGAGCTGCGCGTCCTGCTTCGATTGCGGAACTTGTTGGAAATTCTGTCAAGACAACGCCATCGTCAAGCCCTTGGAACCGTTCGGCGTTTATAAATTTAAAATGGAATTTTGCCAGGGCTGCAAGAAGTGCGCCGAAGAATGTCCATGCGGTTATATTGAGATGGAATGA
- the dsrA gene encoding dissimilatory-type sulfite reductase subunit alpha has product MANGQTPKLDKLDKGPWPSFVREIKRAAEKSPMSKDLLGLLELSYTEKIGHWKHGGIVGVLGYGGGVIGRYTDVPDKFPNVEHFHTMRINMPTGWFYTSKALRTICDIWEKHGSGLTNMHGSTGDIVLLGTRTEELEPIFSELTKEGFDLGGSGSDVRTPSACVGPARCEWACYDTLALCYDLTMTYQDELHRPAFPYKFKFKCAGCPNDCVASVARADMSIIGTWRDDIQVDQSAVKEYSDKGLNIQKDVCGNCPAKCMDWDGQKLDIDNRSCTRCMHCINAMPKALRPGKDRGACIMLGSKAPIVEGAQLSSVLIPFMKMEPPYQELKDLCEKIWDLWCEEGKSRERVGEFIKRVGMGNFLEAIDIEPSPYQVAYPRDNPYIFYEEYFEEGDDEEEAGEE; this is encoded by the coding sequence ATGGCGAACGGACAAACGCCCAAATTGGACAAACTGGACAAGGGACCTTGGCCCAGTTTCGTTCGGGAAATCAAACGGGCGGCTGAGAAGAGTCCTATGAGCAAGGACCTTCTCGGTCTGCTCGAACTCTCTTATACGGAGAAAATCGGGCACTGGAAGCATGGTGGAATCGTCGGCGTTTTGGGATACGGCGGCGGCGTCATCGGACGTTATACGGATGTTCCGGATAAATTTCCCAATGTGGAACATTTCCATACCATGCGCATCAATATGCCTACGGGTTGGTTTTACACCTCGAAGGCGCTGCGAACCATCTGCGACATCTGGGAAAAGCATGGTTCGGGCTTGACGAACATGCACGGCTCCACCGGCGATATCGTTCTTCTCGGAACTCGGACGGAAGAACTGGAGCCGATCTTTTCGGAATTGACCAAAGAAGGCTTCGACCTGGGCGGTTCCGGCTCCGACGTGCGTACGCCCAGCGCCTGCGTAGGACCTGCGCGTTGCGAATGGGCTTGCTACGATACCCTCGCCCTGTGCTACGACCTCACGATGACGTACCAGGACGAGCTGCACCGGCCCGCTTTCCCCTACAAGTTCAAATTCAAATGCGCGGGCTGCCCCAACGACTGCGTCGCTTCCGTAGCGCGGGCCGATATGTCGATCATCGGCACCTGGAGGGACGACATCCAGGTCGATCAATCCGCCGTCAAGGAATACTCCGATAAAGGCTTGAATATTCAGAAAGATGTTTGCGGCAACTGCCCCGCCAAGTGCATGGATTGGGACGGCCAAAAACTGGATATCGACAATCGCTCCTGCACGAGATGCATGCACTGCATCAACGCCATGCCCAAAGCTTTGCGGCCCGGCAAAGATCGCGGCGCCTGCATTATGCTCGGATCGAAGGCGCCGATCGTCGAAGGCGCGCAACTTTCCTCCGTACTCATCCCCTTCATGAAAATGGAGCCTCCCTACCAGGAACTCAAAGACCTTTGCGAGAAGATTTGGGACCTCTGGTGCGAAGAAGGAAAATCGCGCGAACGCGTTGGCGAGTTCATTAAGCGCGTCGGAATGGGGAACTTCCTCGAAGCGATCGATATCGAGCCTAGCCCCTATCAAGTAGCGTATCCGCGAGACAATCCGTACATCTTCTATGAAGAGTACTTCGAAGAAGGCGACGACGAAGAGGAAGCAGGCGAAGAATAA